One Acidobacteriota bacterium genomic window, ACGCATCGGTTCCGAAAATATCTGGCACGCTAGGAAGATCCCTGTCGAATTCACTTTCATTGCCGTTTCCCATTGCTGGGACGTCATTTGATCGAGATCTCCTCCCGCTCTTGCTACTGAGTTGTTGAAAAGAATATCAATCCGGTCATACCGCTCAATGATGTGATCGCGCAATGCGCGAATGCTGGATTCAGATGCCAGGTCCAGGGCCAAACCTTCAGCAATCAAGCCCTCTTCCGCCAGTTCGGTAGCGAACGCCCGGCATTTCGCCAAGTTTCGCGAAGCAATCACCACCGTTGCCCCTGCCTCAGCCAGAGCTCGCGAAATCGGCGCCCCGACAACGCCCGTTCCTCCGGTGACTAGCGCCACCTTCCCATCCAGGCGAAAACAATCAAGGATATTGGGCATGCTCAATAGACAGGCTTTTCCCTTTGAGTCGGCTCAAGCAATAGTAAAACAGAAAGGCACACCATCTGCATAGCATCACGGACCTTCGCCTGCCTGAAAATTCGAAAGCTGAGGCACGTCACCCATAGTAACGGATGGTTTTTTGCAATGCTTCAACCTGCTGATCAGCTTTTTGACGGGTCTGCATGCTCGTCTTGAACTGACAAAGGCATCTTTGAAGGGCCTCTATCTGAGGACAATCGCCTTCGTTATAGTTTTTCACTTTTCCCTTATAGCGAGTGTCGAAATTCGGGGCACGCTCACGCGATCCATAAAAAGACATCGTCTGGAAAATGGGTTCCAGGTGCACGGGCTTCCAGGCCGAATAAAGGCCATCACCGCCATGTTGAATGAAGGTCCTTCGAAAGTCGCGCCACTCAACTCCAAGCGCTTTCTCATCCAGCCTGCACACATAGGTCCAGTAGGAATGAGTGCAGCCTTCAGGCACGCGGGGCGGGATGAGCCAGGCGCATTTTTCCTCTCGAATAACTGTTTCGTATTGTGAGGCAGCGTAACATCGGGCTGCAACAAGATATTCCAGCCTCTCGAGCTGTGCCAAGCCCAGGGCAGCCTGCATCGCGCTCATGCGAAAGTTATACCCCAGCCGATCATGCCGCTCAAAACTCCAATCTTGACGCACATCGCGGGGGATGGTGCTGCGCCCGGGCTGGCCCGAAATCGTCCGAAATCCCTGGCACGCATGCTTCCGAATATCGCGGGCATAGGCTTCATCTTTGGCGATTACCATTCCTCCGTCGCCGCCGCTGGTCATGTGCTTGGATGCCTGAAAACTGAAGCTGGCTGCATGGCCAATGGTGCCAACGAGCCGGCCTTTATAGGTTCCCAGGAAGCACTGAGCGTTGTCCTCGACTACTACAAGATGGTTCTGAGCAGCAATTGACATAATTGCATCATAGTCAGGTGACAGACCGTATAAACTTACGGGAATAATAGCCCTGGTATGCTCCGTGATCTTCCGCTTGATATCCTCGGGATCAATACAGTATGTGTCGGGGTCACTATCTCCAAAAACAGGCACTGCTCCGCACTCCACAACCACGAAAGCGGTCGGCGCCGCTGTAAGCGTTGGTATAATGACCTCATCTCCCGGCCCGATACCCGCAGCAAGCAGGCATGACAACATGGTTCCTGAGCCCGAGTTGTGAGAAATTGCAAAATCCACCCCAAACCGCTTCGCGAAGGCGAGTTCAAAACGCTCAACCATATTGGCAGGATCTTTGATGTTTCCAAACCCGTCGTTGAGGACTTCATTCATGTACTGCCGGTCCTGCTCGCCACACCGATTCGGCGGCAAATGATCGAAAATTTCTTGCGGATCCAGTTTCACGGCACAGCTAGAAATCAAAGAACCAACCATACGAAACCTCCCGGAAATTCATCCTGCGACGCCTCGCACCGAGTTCCTTCGGATAACGCACACCGCCGGCAATGAGTATCAACCGAATGAAGCTGTCTTTAATCTTTACGCAGGGCCCTATCACATCCATAATGTATTCACCCAGAGGACAACGTTAGTCCAAGCAGCGCCTTCCTGATTCAATCCACGTGGGTATAGGAGTGAAACGAAAGAGATCATTTTTCGCGCGAAGTGATCTCCAATCCCAAAGCCTAAGGACAAATAATGAAAGGGCTTGGCAAAGTAGTCGACGGTCGACAATAGCAACTTCTCGCCTGCCTGTCAAGCGCTCTCGCATCTTAATCTGCCGTTGCTCTATATCAGCCAATCGGCACCATGGGTGGATTACCTTCCAGAACAGCCAGAATGAATACAGGACGGAAGCTGACCTCTCACTTTTCACACCTCCGCCAGGCGCCGATAGTAATGCCGCAATTCTACGCAGGTGAGGGTAAATCTAACGGTTCTTACGCTACTCGCTTTCGTTTGCAGTTCTGGAAAAATATGTTGCGATGGTGATTGAGAGGCGGCATGGCGGTTGTTTCGAAAACGGGCCTGTGCACGCAGAGCTTGCTGGCGGTCGGGTATCGGGTCCCGGGCATGTTCATAACCCGGTCTGCATGCTCGGCAAAAGCTCTTCTCAACAGTTTTCTCCTGCCTACTACAGGGAATCTGTCTAAAGGAGAAGATACAGGAACTACAGGAGGAGGGTGCATGCAGTTCGTGCGGACGGGGTTAGCTCCTTCGAGCGTACACTAACCAACGGGAAAGCGTACACAAAGCAACGTGAGAGCGTACACAAAACGACGTCTCAATAACTGGAGTTTGTTCAGGACATTGGATGTGAGATGCACACATAACACCGTGAATTATTCCGAATTGGAAATAACGTGTAAAGGAAGATCCGAATCTGCGGGCTTCCCGAATGAGATTAGATGTGACCGCGCGGATCGCGTACTGCAGGTGATTTCCTAGTGGAATGTACGATAAGCGTGCGTCTATCGCTTGTGACGGCGGCGGGGCACTCCGGCCAGTATGTTCTCACTTTTGCAAGCCACTCGACAATTAGGTGCCGAAAACGGCGGGAAGAAGAATATTGTGTAGCTCCAAGCTGGTCGCAGAGGCCTCCCCGACCTACGATTGGGATTCGACTGATGGCCCTGGTCAGCGTCCAACTTTTCCAAGCCAGCCAGAGGTAGAAATCGAGGATGCCCGGTGCGTGGGCAAGTGACGAGACGACTTCGCGTTCGACCGGTATACGGTGCTCGTCGATCTCTTTGTAAAAGTTTTCGCTAAGCGTAATCACGTTTCTGCCGGCCTCGGCTGTGCCGGCAAGACATGGGCTGCTTCTGCTATACCAAAGCTTCATGTGATCGAAGAAATGAAAACGCGCCCAGTCGATCATTGGGTGGGCATCCGACTGTTCTTCAGTTCCGAAGAAGATCGTGGCGCCGAAAACGCGCTTGAACGCTTCGGTCATACGCCGATAGTGAAATCCGTCTTTGGGCAAGCGGAAGAAGTCGAGCATCTGGGCGGCGGAATCAAAATGAATCTCGCGGGATTTTTGCCGGATGGCGAGCGTGGCCACCCAGATAGGGATCAGGCGGTCCTGGCCGAAAGGAAGACCGAATTGGGGATGTCCGATGATTTGAAGGAAGAAATTACCATTCCGCCGGGTATGCGAGCTTTGGTTTTGAGGCGGACGACGCAACGGTATACCGCAGAGAACAAACGGCCGAGTGTGGAAGGCAAGTTCCTGTTTACCATTGTCACGTTGCTCGCGGATGACCTGGATCAATTCTAGTTGCTTCAGCCTCCGCTTGGTGATGCGGAGAGCCGGCGCGTGGACACGAATTAGGGCAGAAATAGGGGTCAAAGTAGTGTGTCAGTACGTGTGTCAGTAGACGGCAGAAAACAGGACATTCTATGTCATGCCGTGTCATCTGCCGTCGGTAGTAAGTTGTTAGAAACATAAGGAAGTGCTTGAAAAGAATAGGTGTGAAACTTCATTTGACACTTTCGGGGGCGTCCGACAAGCTAGCTTCCTATTTCTCCACGAGACGCGACCATCCAGATTATAAACATTGGGGCTGACGCGTGGTGTTTTTTCCATTTACGTCTTCGGCAGGGGGTCCAGAGGTGTTGTGTCCGAAGTCATCAAACCTCCGCCACACTGAAAGGGCGACTGGTGGCAGGACGACCTTGAACGTGCGAGTATCTTGTGCTGGGAGTATGGTGCAGGGTCGAATGCAAATGAAACCTGTCTCCCAGGTGTCAACAACACTTACTGCTTGCTGACAACCTCGCGGATGTTACCAGACTCGAAGGCGTTGCGGTCGGAGGCGCAATTCATTGAATACAGGATATCGTGCGGCGGGATGTTTTTCCCGCTCTGCTTCCTAATCGTGCCAGTAATCAGTCATGGGGCACGCCGCAGATGGGGGGCGATTCCTCCTTGCGCAATCTCAACTGCAAGCTGTGAGACTCGCGCCTCGAGCGGGCAGGATGCCGGTTTCGTTTCGCATTCTCATGAGCCATGATGAGCGCTTCCTTGAAGGGCGTAACGTGCCTTCCGACATCCGCAGGAAGAAATCCTTCTGTCTGGCCTTTCACACTGGCCGCGCCACCGCGCGAGCTCCTGCGGCAAACGAGATTCGGGTCTCCAGGCCCTTGCGTACTGCAAGAACCTTCTTTTTGCACGCTCTAGTGTGAATGTGGATGGCGTTACCATTCACTTTACGACCGCACCGGCCGCAAGTGTGTTCCTTCAAGCTTTGCAGCACCGTTTTCGACAATCGTCGTCTGCAAGGTTCACTCTCCTGTAATCCGAGACTGCGCAGCCAGAGACGGAAATCCCTGTCAAGCCGGGCGATATCGATCTCGTCGCTGTGCTCTTCGAGGAATCGCACAAGCGCCCGGTCCTTGATGCGTCTTTCATATAGCGTGAGCCAGCCGAGGCGAATCCACCGCCGGAGCTTCCGCCGCGATATGTGAAGGGCTTGGACAAGCTCGCCCTGCGTGTACCCATCCTGAAACCTTGCGCTTATATGGATTTTCCACAGCTTCACGTAAACACCCTTGGGAGTTCGGCCAAGCTCTCTTGCCATGTCGGCCACCGCAAACTCTCTCGCACGCTCAAGAACGAAATCTACCTCCTCCTGGGTCCAGGGCGCACTCCAGCGTGTCAGGTGTAATTCAGCAGTCCGCTTGCGAATTTGTTCTTCGCCCAACCGGGGATCGAGTCTTTTGATGCGCTCGATGGCTCTTCGAAGCTTCGATGGTCCGGCGGCTGCTCCCGCCTTCAGGATTTCATCGAAATGAGGGTCCCAAGCTCGCCGTGGACGGCCGTTTGGAACGTCGGGATAAGCCAGGTTTGATTGTGAGGTCGGTTCGAATATCTGCAGCGCGCTGCCCAATGGAAGCCCTCTTTCGAGACACACCTCCGCGAGTGCGTCGAAGGACACACTCAGCAGGGAATCTCATTGACCAGATTTGTGACCGAGGCAGCGCAGGAGAGATTGTGAGGACAGTACGAAGTTATAAAACCGATGAATGAATGCCCTCGTTGCCCTGCGGCTGCCCTGAGTACCAGCTCGTTCGTCGAACCCCTATTGGGGGCTCTACTGTATTAGTACCTTTGACCCCATTAAACGTTAAATTGACGCGGCAGAATTTTTGTGTTGAAAGGTTGGGATCAGGTGGAGTTTACTGTAATGTAATAGTATCTAAGTGATAATCTGCAGGGTCGCCTTTGCGACGGGTAATTCGGCGGTCATGACGGATCCACGGGATATGCGGGACGACGACACGCTGCTCGAGGCAATACGCGCCGGGGACGAGTCTGCTTTTTCGGAATTGGTGGCTCGTTATGAACTTGGGATGCTCAAAATGGCGCAGGCATTCTTGGGCGACCGCGTATCGGCCGAAGAAGTTGTACAAGAAACCTGGCTGGCCTTCGTCAAGGCAGTCAGGAGATTCAAGCGTCGCTCTTCCGTCAAAACCTGGCTCTTCGGCATCCTGCTCAACCAAGCCAGGAAGCAGGCGGCGCGACGGCCTAAAGAATTGCCTGTTCGAAGTCAGACTCAGAGAGACGACGATGACGGGTCTTCGGATTGGTTTGATGACGCAGGGGAGTGGCGGTCGAAACCAGAGGTTTGGAGTTCGAATCCAGAATCGGAACTTCTCTCTCAGGAAGCCACAGAGTATATTTACGACGCCATCGCTTCACTTCCAGAAAAACAGCGAGCTGTGTTCGTCTTTAGCACCATCGAAGGCTGGACGCCAGAAGAGGTTTGTGACCTAATGAAGATCAGCAGCACCAATCGGCGCGTGCTGCTGCACCTCGCGAAATCCAGATTGCAGCAAATGCTCGACGAGTATTTCGGCAAACGCCGAAAGTCGCCGGCGGATTCGGGAAGCGAGGAACCAAAATCATGACGTGCAAAGAGGCTGTCGGACGAATAACGGATTACCACGAAGGCGTTCTTTCACCATCGGAAGCCCGAGAGATTCAGTTCCATCTCGCAACCTGCGACAACTGCCACGCCTACTTTGAGAATTCGCGTCAACTGACTGACGCCCTGGGCAAACTGCCCGACCCAGCTCCACTTTCCGCGAAGGCGAAACAGGAATTACTGGCCGCATTTCGAGAGCAACAGGTCCGGAAATCAAGATTTACGCTAACTCGTCCGCGGGTGATTGCGGTTGCCGCTGCGACCGTAGCGATTCTCGTAGTGATAATTTGGATCGTGAGGATTCACACGAGAGTAACGCTTCCGCCCCAAGGTTACCAGGCGTACGCAGTTGATTTCAGCAAGCAGCTCTTGCTCCGTGGGGAAGCGAACGCTCCGCCGGTCCCGCCGGCCGTCATTCCGCGCGGGCGATGGAATCTCGCCATTCAACTTGAGTTGGGATATCAGCCCGGTCCCTATGAGGTATCGGTACAACGAAACGGGAAGGTGTTCGCCTCCGCTTCGGGAACCGTTCGAATTGAAAACCACGAACCAATACTTCATGTGAAGATGGACTTGAGCGGCCTGCCAGCCGGCGAATATAGGTTCTACGTGCGGCGTGCTGGAGAGGAATGGCGGTATTTCAGGGTCATCTTAAAGTGATGTCGCGGCGACGGGCGCTCGCGGGCAGCTTTGCAAAGACCTGCCGACGACTATGGCCTCAAAAGTTGCTTTAGCTGCCGTAATCCTTCGGGATAGTTTATGAGAAGGCGGCCAAAAGGATGCGACATAACGGTGCCCGCTTTGCTCCAGCCTCTTATATTCCAGCCCGCTTCGACCAGGTCGGAAGCCGCGAATAGGAATTCCAAGGTATCAATGAAAAACGTGACGGCGTCGAAATTTCTGTTGTAGTCGAATTTGGGCTCGCTGCCATGAACATCATAATTCCTACAATCCACCGCCTCGTCTGTGACATCCAAAAGTTGCGGGAACCGCTCGCCCACTTCTGAAATGATCATCGCAGCCCGGTGACGGATTTTTTGTTTGAGACTGGCCTTCCCGATGCGGCCTAGGATGCCCAAGACATTGTCGCGCTCCGGGCTTGCTGGCAAAGAGCGAAACGCGTTACGACTGGTTTCTCTGGCGGCTTGAAGCCCTTTCGGCACTGGTACGTCCGGCGGCACGGCCGAACATGGAAGAATGTCAAACATATTCGCGGCATCAACAAGCCGTTCGATCGGATAAAAGTTCTGTTTTCCGAAAGAATTCGAAAAGCGGAATCGGGCATCGCGCCATGTCTTGTCACGATCCAGCTAGTTCGAGAGGACGCGGGTAAACTCGTTTGGTTGTCTAACGGCGTCAATGAGAACGTCAGAGGGATGTGGTTTCTCCTCTCCACCGGCCGGGTCGTCCTTTGGACCCATGCTCCAATAAACATGGAGAATAGTCGAGCTTTGCTGACGGGATTGTGTTTCGAGATCCAGTCCGAGGATGGTCTGCCGGCGGCCCGCTACCATTTCCAGAAATCGGAGTACCGTGAACATGCGAGCCACGGACTCTTGAAATGCCAGTAGATTGCCAAAGTCAATAGTCACGAAGATTGTGTTCTTAAGTCCCACACCGCTAGGGCCGCCAAGACTGCTGTGGCGGGGGTTATGGGAGGCAAACACTCTTCCCAGCACGGTGTCCGCGGCGAAGATCTCCCGCTTGCCCGCGAAGTATAGTATTTCCGGGTTCGGTCCAGTTACGATTGTTCGCCCGTGAACATGGGCGTTGGCGTTTGCAATTTCCTCGATGAAGGGCCGCGCATCAAGCAAGAATCCAAACGCGTCGAAGTCGTAGAACAGGGTGGTGCCATCGTCCGTTGCAAAATGGATTTTGGCAATCTTCTTTTCGTCCGGCCCAATGTGGTTCGTGCCGTAGACGACGAAGTGAGGGAATACCGTAGCAAAGCAGTATTCTTGGCCATCTTGGGCAGCGTGGCCCGGTCCCGACTTGGTGATGCACTGAATCAGCGAGACCTTCGTTAGATCGTGCAGTACGCCCCTGATGGACTGTTTTGGTAGGGTAAGCGTGCTGAATTCATCTTTGTCGTGGAGGTACAAAGATGTCTTTGGACCAAGAAGCGTAAGCTCGCCAAGAACTTTTCGCCCACGCGAAAGCGTGAAACTTCCGGTTTACTTTGACCCTTCCAGCCTATCCAATATGAGACTTCACCCGGTTCCCTGGTCCTTCAACTTTATCTTCTATTTCTTGGCCCCATCGTCAAGAGCCCTTAGCCGAGCACGCGATGGATCCAGCGAGTTGTTATCTTGGGGCCGAGCAAATGCGCGTGGCAGAAAAACTGTGGCCCGGCTACCTGCTCCGTTCGGCGCAAAAGCCGGGGACCAAAAGCACGGTTGTAATACCACTTGCAGGTCTTGACTCCTGGCCTATTTCCACCACTCTTTCTCTTTGACTTCTTTATTTGTCTTCCACTCCGTTTCGAGTTCAGCCTTCAAGCCTTGCCAGCCGTTCTTGATGTACTTGTCATTTGGCCAGAACTCTCCGGCCCCCACATCCAAGTCCCCGGAGTGTGGAATCCGATCATCACCCCAGTTACATTTTTCGACGATTTTGCTGCGATAGCTTTTCCAGATTCCTACGAACTGGTTATTGTTATACGAATCCGAGCAGGCCCAGAGGTCGTCATAGTGGAGGATTCTGCCTTTGTCTGTGTAGAACCCGGTCGTCAGCTTTCCCTCGAAGATGCCTGTAGATGTTTGTTTTGGATTTTCCTTGAATAGGTACCGACCTGTGATCACTCCTTCGGTGAGTCCCTTGACGCTTCTTTCGCAACCATCATCTTGCGCCGGAAATTCGACAACGGTCTCGATCACAATTTTCCCCTTGAACTCACGAACTCTGTTTCTCACGAGTGTTTTGCCCACGACTAAATACACGGCAGGGTCGTTGGGGTCCTTCTTCATAGAAAGGAAATGGACCTGCAACCTCTGGTAGCCGGCTCCGATGAACCCGAGTGCCCCAGCGGTGGTCCAAAGTTGGCTCACATCATATTTCGCGACGAATGCCTTGACAGCAACAATCTGGCCGCGGACTACTAAACTTGGGTCTAGCGTTTTAGTTATAGTAGTGGATTGGTTCGTTTGAGCTGATGCTCCCGTTCCAAACAGCCAATGGATATCAACCACAATATTTGTAGAAACCGCACCACAGCCAGGCCGTGGTGCATATTTCCACTCCGTGGGTGAGGCCATGATAATGGAGTCCAGTCGTTGAAGCCCCGAGGCCGATAGGAGCTGCATATCAGTAACCTCCCCGTTCTCCTGGATAATCGCTCGGATAACTGGCGGGGAGTATGATTCGCCCAGCTTCGTGAGCAGCTCCCCTGGCTTTATATCGGGGTGGCGAAGAAGCTTTGGCGCATATGCGCCATTTTCGTTGCTCAAAGGGGCTGTTTCAAAGGAAACGCCTGCGACTCGACGTGCGCCTGCTCGGACACTAATCGGCGTGGAACTCTGGTGTTTCTGCTGAGCCCATGCGAAGGACGTGCTAGCTACAATCGTGAGAAGGATGAACGCGGTCCGCACATGTGGAGGGTAACACAAAACGCGACGATGCGTTGTAAGGCCTTTCTGGCGCCTTTAGCCCCGGACAATCGAGTTTAATGTCTCAGAGCGCCCGAGCGAGTTCAATGGCCTTTTCCATTTGCGGGTCTAAACCTGCTTTGAGGGATTCGTAAGTCTGTTTCACTTCGAAGTCAGGCTGAATTCCTTTGCCTTCGAGCAGTGTGCCCTGCCAGGTATAGAAAGCGCCGGCGGGGAGGCCTAGCACATATCCATGGCCGACCTTGTAAGCGCCGCCGCTCATCAAGCGCCCTGCCGTCTTCGTGCCCACTATAGTTGCGAGTTTATTTTCTGCGGCAAATCCTGCCACGATTTCCGCCGCGCTTGCCGAGTGGTGATTTACGAGCATCACGACACGCCCATGAAAGGCCTGTGGCCCGAGACCCTCAGTCATGACTGTGACTGAACCGGCGACGCGCGCATAGCGCAAAGCGAGCCATATAAGGGCAAGCTTGGAGTGCGGTATTTTCCCAAACCGGGGCATTGATTCCTTCTTGAATCCTTTTTCAGCCCGCGCACGGGACAGGCTGTACCCGATGGGTTTCTTGTCGGGGGTGAGGTAACTCATCAGCCGCAGACCCCCAATGCCTCCACCGGTGTTCCCTCGCATGTCCACGATTACCCGGTCGCAGTGCAACTCTCGAATCGCGCGATCAATGTCACGGGCGAAGTCTATCCCTACAATTCCCGGAAACATGGTCACGCGCAGCAGGCCAATTCCATAGTCAAGTTTTCGGAACACGACGGCCTGCGGAAGATTGACGGGGTGCTTCTTCATTTTCGGAGAAGGGACATCCAAAGTGACCGATGCTTCTTTGCCGTCACGTTTGAGGAGAGTGATCCGCGTTGCCTGCCCCATCCTGAAGATCGGTTGTTTCGGCGGTCGTATATCCTCTTCCGCCACTGCAAGCAGCACGTCGCCGGGCTCAAAGCCTGCGCTGTACGCCGGCCCCCCTTCATGGACGTCCAAAAACATCCACCGCTCAACGCCCAAAACGTCGCATTCGTCGAAGGTCGCGTTAATCGAGAGGCGAGCCGGAATGGTCCGGGCACTTTGATGGAAGAAACCGGTGTGGCTCGTCTTGAGTTGAGTGACCATCTCATGCATCTCGCGTTCAAATCGCTCCGGTGTCTCGCTGTCGAGCACGCGCGCGCGTCGCTCTTCAACGACGGCGTGCCAATCCACGCCGTTGAGGTCCGGCTTGAAATGCTTCTTGTCCACCAGACTGACTACCTTCTGAAGTATTTTTTCACGTTCGGGCTGAGTGAGGTTCATGGGATAGTTACCGGCGATGATCCTTCTCCTTCCAAGATGAATCCTGCCCAATAAAACGGTAGCGCGTCACCGCCGTACTCTTGAATGAGGTCGAGCTTCGCCTGCTGCAGGGCGATATCTTTGTCTTCGTGCTGTGCCAGATGCCGATAGAACTGTTGCATCAAGGCAGCGGTGTACTCGTCATCGCTCTCCCAAAGGCTTGCAACTACGGATTTCGCTCCGGCGAACAGAAAAGCATCCGCGAGGTCGGTGACCCCTTCTTCTCCTTCGAGCTTGCCCACTCCAGTATCGCACGCCGAAAGCGTCACCAGATCAGCATTCAGAGACAAATCAATTATCTGCCACTCCTGAAGAAGTCCGGCCTGATTCGATCCCGGACTTCGGTCGAGCACAAGGGCGGCTCGGGTGGGGAATTCCGTACTGGGAATCGAGTGAACCGCGAGATGCAAAACACTAAAATCTCCAAGAGGCTCGGTTTCCAACTTCAAGATCGTAGCCTTCGGCCCAAGGAGCA contains:
- a CDS encoding SDR family oxidoreductase, which codes for MPNILDCFRLDGKVALVTGGTGVVGAPISRALAEAGATVVIASRNLAKCRAFATELAEEGLIAEGLALDLASESSIRALRDHIIERYDRIDILFNNSVARAGGDLDQMTSQQWETAMKVNSTGIFLACQIFSEPMRARRQGSIINVASIYGVVGPTFSIYKGTQVTNPINYSFAKGGLISLTRYLASFLAPYQVRVNCLSPGGFKNEDTPPQFAANYGHQTPLGRMAEEEDIKGPALFLASDASRYITGQNIVVDGGWTSI
- a CDS encoding DegT/DnrJ/EryC1/StrS family aminotransferase; this encodes MVGSLISSCAVKLDPQEIFDHLPPNRCGEQDRQYMNEVLNDGFGNIKDPANMVERFELAFAKRFGVDFAISHNSGSGTMLSCLLAAGIGPGDEVIIPTLTAAPTAFVVVECGAVPVFGDSDPDTYCIDPEDIKRKITEHTRAIIPVSLYGLSPDYDAIMSIAAQNHLVVVEDNAQCFLGTYKGRLVGTIGHAASFSFQASKHMTSGGDGGMVIAKDEAYARDIRKHACQGFRTISGQPGRSTIPRDVRQDWSFERHDRLGYNFRMSAMQAALGLAQLERLEYLVAARCYAASQYETVIREEKCAWLIPPRVPEGCTHSYWTYVCRLDEKALGVEWRDFRRTFIQHGGDGLYSAWKPVHLEPIFQTMSFYGSRERAPNFDTRYKGKVKNYNEGDCPQIEALQRCLCQFKTSMQTRQKADQQVEALQKTIRYYG
- a CDS encoding plasmid encoded RepA protein, with amino-acid sequence MTPISALIRVHAPALRITKRRLKQLELIQVIREQRDNGKQELAFHTRPFVLCGIPLRRPPQNQSSHTRRNGNFFLQIIGHPQFGLPFGQDRLIPIWVATLAIRQKSREIHFDSAAQMLDFFRLPKDGFHYRRMTEAFKRVFGATIFFGTEEQSDAHPMIDWARFHFFDHMKLWYSRSSPCLAGTAEAGRNVITLSENFYKEIDEHRIPVEREVVSSLAHAPGILDFYLWLAWKSWTLTRAISRIPIVGRGGLCDQLGATQYSSSRRFRHLIVEWLAKVRTYWPECPAAVTSDRRTLIVHSTRKSPAVRDPRGHI
- a CDS encoding RNA polymerase sigma factor; translated protein: MTDPRDMRDDDTLLEAIRAGDESAFSELVARYELGMLKMAQAFLGDRVSAEEVVQETWLAFVKAVRRFKRRSSVKTWLFGILLNQARKQAARRPKELPVRSQTQRDDDDGSSDWFDDAGEWRSKPEVWSSNPESELLSQEATEYIYDAIASLPEKQRAVFVFSTIEGWTPEEVCDLMKISSTNRRVLLHLAKSRLQQMLDEYFGKRRKSPADSGSEEPKS